From Glycine soja cultivar W05 chromosome 4, ASM419377v2, whole genome shotgun sequence, the proteins below share one genomic window:
- the LOC114410692 gene encoding uncharacterized protein LOC114410692, which produces MINPLSSSHMVNMEFISNAMILSFSILLLLPSTSYSLYQKPENHIKTAIFVTGSFEMGPGSIATKTFENIKFPRGHVGIKSFDAELVDQEGNSIPSYETYLHHWFAIKYHQNITMSPNPKLLRRPEDAFFQRNEGTCNGGILPHYWGFGVESRGTTSKIPDPFAIEQGNPTKIKNGYEEKWLLNIMVIDTRGAQDKKACTQCRCDHMNLPKDFYNVTRDIHNQRLTTNYKGGLFCCQDNLQCKQIEGFQGSRRMVSLRYKISWVDWNIYQIPVKVYILDSTDKVRSNGSKILHDCLAEYTIPAGGGGDSPHVQKANIPMENGGYLIYGTAHMHSGVVNATLYGQDGRTLCTSTPKYGTGKEAGNEKGYLIGMSVCYPQPSSIKIHDGEILTLESRYKNEFRTGAMGHFYIYLAEELPQ; this is translated from the exons GTTAACATGGAGTTTATCTCTAATGCAATGATACTTTCATTCTCAATACTATTGTTGCTACCAAGTACATCATATTCACTATATCAAAAGCCTGAAAATCATATCAAGACAGCTATTTTTGTAACTGGGAGTTTTGAAATGGGACCAGGATCAATTGCAACAAAAACATTTGAGAATATAAAGTTTCCAAGAGGTCATGTTGGAATTAAGAGTTTTGATGCGGAACTAGTTGACCAAGAAGGGAACTCTATACCTTCGTATGAAACTTACCTTCATCATTGGTTTGCAATAAAGTACCACCAAAATATTACCATGTCACCTAATCCTAAGCTTCTTCGTCGTCCTGAGGATGCTTTTTTCCAAAGAAACGAAGGCACATGTAATGGTGGCATTCTTCCACATTATTGGGGATTTGGAGTAGAATCACGAGGAACAACCTCAAAAATTCCCGATCCTTTTGCTATAGAACAAGGTAacccaacaaaaattaaaaatggatatGAGGAGAAATGGTTGCTCAACATCATGGTCATTGATACACGTGGTGCACAAGATAAGAAAGCTTGCACTCAATGTAGATGTGACCATATGAATCTCCCGAAGGACTTTTATAATGTCACAAGGGATATACATAACCAAAGATTGACTACAAATTATAAAGGAGGTCTCTTTTGTTGTCAGGACAACTTACAATGCAAGCAAATAGAGGGTTTTCAAGGTTCAAGGAGAATGGTTTCCTTAAGATACAAAATTAGTTGGGTTGATTGGAACATATACCAAATACCAGTTAAGGTTTACATACTTGATTCCACCGACAAAGTGAGGTCAAATGGTTCCAAAATACTTCATGATTGTCTG GCAGAGTATACCATTCCagctggtggtggtggtgattctCCTCATGTCCAAAAAGCAAACATCCCAATGGAAAATGGAGGTTATCTAATTTATGGCACTGCTCATATGCATTCAGGTGTTGTAAATGCAACTTTATATGGACAG GATGGAAGGACTTTATGTACATCAACACCAAAATATGGAACAGGAAAAGAGGCTGGAAATGAGAAAGGTTATCTCATTGGAATGTCTGTTTGTTATCCACAACCGAGTTCAATCAAGATTCATGATGGTGAAATTTTGACTCTAGAATCTAGATATAAAAATGAGTTTCGTACTGGAGCTATGGGACATTTCTACATCTATTTGGCAGAGGAACTACCACAATga